The proteins below are encoded in one region of Sinorhizobium meliloti:
- a CDS encoding polysialyltransferase family glycosyltransferase, which yields MFGRQKYLALCDKASQIVQIACMAEMFAGGKGAIQLGRAGRDLIVVLVDTLGNNATAAGHLRSALDENGFLEASIVHYDRGDSIYKGDFSKTVGIERVIADIRRRHPKRIAGIFCALLSQRFVKLHLDAFPAAPIYMLEDGLASYLEMPIKACAKLFHNYAHKGDVLAHLKRVRLANLPLTEIEAPRSHLRKRYVQFDLGQRQLVEMKAAEKCYIGLNDERRAKMHAAFIDHWKKRARDLQGEWRPQAIVLGQNFSDFCKGFYFRDEIEMYAETCRRLFEVCDRVMFIPHPKSPARLADIIKESVDGDLVVHRDSSVPAEAFFLLDEPPQYAVGYYSTAMWNINEILGGETYTALGWSTRQLYAGLQHDIQRQAYRAARQKFFPLEKLEIDHRAARHFAVVGDVGSEELLAVAS from the coding sequence ATGTTCGGAAGGCAGAAGTACCTCGCTCTGTGCGACAAGGCATCGCAGATCGTTCAAATTGCATGCATGGCAGAAATGTTCGCCGGGGGTAAGGGCGCCATCCAATTGGGGCGAGCCGGTCGGGATCTGATCGTCGTGCTGGTCGATACACTCGGAAATAATGCCACCGCAGCCGGGCACCTACGATCGGCTCTGGATGAAAATGGCTTCCTGGAGGCCTCCATCGTCCATTATGATCGAGGCGACAGCATTTATAAGGGCGATTTTTCGAAGACAGTCGGTATCGAGCGCGTCATTGCCGATATTCGAAGAAGGCATCCGAAACGGATTGCCGGCATTTTCTGCGCCCTGCTTTCGCAACGCTTTGTCAAACTTCATTTGGATGCCTTCCCTGCAGCGCCTATTTACATGCTTGAGGATGGACTTGCGAGCTACCTTGAGATGCCAATCAAGGCCTGCGCCAAGCTGTTTCATAACTACGCCCACAAGGGCGATGTGCTGGCTCACCTGAAACGTGTCAGGTTAGCGAACCTTCCTCTGACAGAAATCGAAGCGCCGCGATCGCATCTGAGAAAACGCTATGTTCAGTTTGATCTTGGCCAACGGCAACTCGTCGAAATGAAGGCTGCCGAGAAGTGCTACATCGGTCTAAACGACGAGCGGCGCGCAAAGATGCATGCTGCGTTCATCGATCATTGGAAGAAGCGTGCCCGAGATCTGCAAGGCGAGTGGCGACCGCAGGCAATCGTGCTCGGTCAAAACTTCTCCGACTTCTGTAAGGGGTTCTATTTCAGGGATGAGATAGAAATGTACGCCGAGACTTGCCGCCGCTTGTTCGAGGTTTGCGACCGCGTCATGTTTATCCCGCACCCGAAATCTCCGGCGCGCCTCGCGGATATAATCAAAGAGAGCGTTGACGGTGACCTAGTCGTTCATCGTGACTCTTCGGTACCGGCGGAAGCCTTCTTCCTCCTCGATGAGCCGCCGCAATACGCTGTCGGGTATTACTCAACCGCCATGTGGAATATCAACGAGATTCTTGGCGGCGAAACGTACACCGCGCTAGGATGGTCCACACGTCAGCTTTATGCCGGCTTGCAGCACGATATCCAGCGCCAAGCTTACCGCGCCGCAAGGCAGAAGTTCTTTCCGCTGGAGAAGCTGGAAATCGACCACAGAGCAGCGCGGCACTTTGCAGTCGTAGGTGACGTCGGCAGCGAAGAACTCTTGGCCGTAGCTTCGTAG